ATCTCCCGCGCGCTCGACCGTGAGAGCAACTTCACGCTCTCGGGCGAGCTGCTGGGCAGCCCGGGCTGGTGGGCGCCCGAGCAGGTGCGGGGTCAGCAGATCACGCCGGCGGCGGACATCTTCACCTGGGGGTGCCTGGTGGCGTACGCGGGCAGCGGCCGCCACCCGTTCGGGCGCGGCGACGCGGTCACGCTGGCCACCAGGGTGCTGCACCAGACCCCCGACCTCGGCGCGCTGCCCGCGCCGCTCAACGACCTCGTACGGCGGGCGACCGCGATGGATCCGCTGCTCCGCCCCACCGCCCAGGACCTGCTCCTGGCACTGGTCGGCGGGCGCCTGCCCACCCGCGACCAGTCCACCCGCGACCAGTCCACCCGCGGCCAGTCCACAGGCGAGTCCACGCGCGTCGCCACCGATCTCCTCGACCGGAACTGGGCGCCCCCGCCCAACGTCGCCGACACCGCCGTGCGGTCCACGTCGATCCTGCGGCAGGACAGGGAGCAGGCGCCCCCGCCGCCGCCGGAGAAGGCGCGGCCGAAGAGCAGGCGCTGGCTGGCGGCGGCGGCCGCCGCCGCGGTCGCGCTGATCGTCACGATCGTCGTCCTGCTCGTCGGCAACCCGTCCGAGCCCCCCTCGGCGCCGCGGGGAGCCCCCACCCTCGTCGCGCCCGACTCGGGCAGGCGGTTCAACCTCGGCACCGCACTCGACGATCCGCAGTTCCTCCTCACCGGTCAGCCCCGCTGCGGCCTGACCGACTACCAGGGCACGAGACCCGCCAACGGCAGGTTCTGTGTGATCGGCTGGGCCATGCTGAACCCCGGCGGCACCCAGCGGGCGATCGGCTCCTCCGGCGTCACGCTCGTCGACGACAGGGGCGCCAGGCACCAGGCCGCGGCCGCCTCCACCAAGCTGCCCGCCACCGTCGCGCCGGGCGAGCGGATCGACGGGGTCTTCGTCTTCGACCTGCCGCCCCAGCGGCTGCCCTCGATGCTGGAGGGCACGCTGATGCAGGGCGGCCGGCGAATCGAGGTGCGTCTGTCGTGATCCGCACCCTGCTGACCCTGGTTCTCTTAGTGAGCGGCCTGTCCGGACAGACGACCGTGGGAGCGTGCACGGGCGACGTCGTCGTGGGCGACCCCTTCGACGCGGCGGGCTCGGTCCACCGCCTGTCCGGCGGCGCGTTCGTCCCCGTCGCGCCGCCCGAGTTGGGCAAGGCTGACGCTTTCGGCTGGTCGGTGGCGATGGCCGAGGTCGACGGCGACGGCTGCGACGACCTGCTCGTCGGCGCGCCGTACGCCGACGTGGACGGCAAGAAGGACGCGGGAGCCGCCTACCTGCTGACCAGCAAGGGCGCCAAGGTACGGCTGACCGCCCCCGAGCCCCAGCAGGACGCCCATTTCGGCTGGACGGTGGCCGCGAAGGGCAACCTGGTGGCGGTGTCGGCCCCGTACGAGGATCTGGCAGACGTGAAGGACTCCGGCGCGGTCTACGTCCGCAGGGGCGAGGCGCCGCTGCGCAGGATCGGCCAGGACACGCCCGACGTGCCAGGCAATCCCGAGGTGGGCGACCAGTACGGCTGGGCGCTGGCCTTCGGCGCGGGAAACAGCCTGGTCGTGGGCGTGCCGTACGAGAACGACGACGGCGACGGCGTCCAGGTCGAGGCGGGCAAGCTCGACTCGGGCTCGGTGACCCTGCTCGCCGACATCACCGCCCAGCGGCTCTCGGGCACCAAGTGGGAGCCGCCGGACCGCGCGGCGGGCGACAGGTTCGGCTACGCGGTCGCCTACGTCGAGGGCGCGGGCATCGCGGTCGGCGCGCCGCAGGGCGGCTTCGTGCAGCTGTTCGACAATGCGGTCAAGCCGACGAGGAAGGTGACGGGCGAGGGCGCGTTCGGCTTCTCCCTCGCCGCCTCGCGGGACGGCAGGCTCGCCGTCGGCGCGCCCTTCGCGGGAGGCACCGGCGCGGTGCGCATCCTGTCGGTGGCCGACGAGTCCGTCGACCGGCTCCTGACGCCCGCGCAGGGTGCGAGGTTCGGCTGGTCGGTCACCTTCTCGGGCAACCAGCTGGTCGCGGGCGCCCCCGACGACCAGCCGTACGGCACGATGGGCATCGCGGGGCGCAACGCCGACACCGTCGAGCTGCTCAAGCCCCCGAAGGGCGCCGAGTTCGGCGCCTCCGTGGCTAGCTGAACAGCCGGGCGCCGCAGTGCGGCCACTGCGCCTGCCAGCGCCCGCCCACCCGCTGGTAGAGCAGCTGCGCCCGGTAGGTCTGCTCCTCGGCCGGCCAGACGTGCGGCGTGCTCACGCCGCCCACCGCCAGCCACATCTGCAGGCCGAACTGGTACAGGCCGTAGTAGGGCCCTGAGGGGTTGAAGGCGCGCGGATCGCCTCCCGACTCGCACGCGGCGAGCGCCGCCCAGTTGAGCGCCGCCACCTCCGGCCGGATCGGGATCGTGTGCGGCGGCGCGACGGGGCCCGGCGCGTCGACCCTGATGACCGTGCCGCGGCGGGGAAAGCTGTCGAGCGGCGGGGTGATCCGGTAGCCGTCGCCGTAGCGCACCCGGTTCTCCCGCAGCACGCCCCTCACGGTGGCGCTGGTGGTCGTGGTGGTGAGGCGGCGGCCGTTCGCGATCACATGGACCCGGCGCGGGGTCAGCATCGTCACCGACATCCCCGACAGCGGCACCGTGCCTTCCCTCGAGACCGACAGCCTGCTGCCCGTGTGCTTGATGGCGAGCTCGTCGAGCGCGCCGCCGACGCTCATGGCGGTGACGACGTGCCTGGCGGTACGGCCGTCCACGGTCAGGGTGATCGGGCGGGCGTGGCGGACCACGATCGTCGCCCCGTCGCTGATCGGGGTGTGGGCGTCAGGGTGGAGGTAGTCGTTGTCGCCCAGCGAGACCCCCGCCTCCTCGAGCACCTCGCCGACCGTGCCCGCGGTGCTGCGCAGCGCCATGGCCTTGCCGTCCACGACCAGCGCGACGTCGTCGCCCGATCCGGCGACGACCGAACCGACCAGCGCGAGCGCGGCGGCCCCGTACCCGGCCATCGCCCACCCCGAGCCCCAGGCGGATCTGGGTGCGCGGCGTCGTCCTCTAGCCATCACCCGCGCGAGGTTAGCCGAGGACGGCCGGGACTCACTGGGAGATGCCGAAGACCGTCTCTCCGTTGGCGTTCACGGCTTCGCACAGCTCGTCGACTGGCACATCCTTGACCTCGGCCACACACCGCAGGGTGAGCGGCATGAGGAAGGGCGCGTTGGGCCTGCCGCGGTGCGGGACCGGCGGCAGGTACGGCGCGTCGGTCTCGACCAGGATCAGCTCCTTGGGCGCGACCCTGGCCGCCTCGCGCAGGTATGCGGCGTTCTTGTAGGTGACGGGCCCGGAGAAGGACATGAAATATCCGGCCTCGACGCACTTCTTGGCCATTTCGGCGTCGCCCGAGTAACTGTGGAAGACCACGCGATCGGGCGCCCCCTCGGCGGCGAGCACCTTGAGCACGTCGTCGTGCGCGTCGCGGTCGTGGATGACCAGTGCCTTCCCGGTGCGCTTGGCGATCTCGATGTGCGCGCGGAAGCTGGCGTGCTGGTCGTCCTTCGAGGCCCAGTCGCGGTAGTAGTCGAGCCCTGTCTCGCCGATCGCCCGCACGCCGGGCTCACCCGCCAGCGCCTCGATCTCGGCCAGCACCTCGGGCGTGGCCGCGTGCGCCTCGTTCGGGTGGATGGCCACGCCCGCGTAGACGTCGTCGTGGCCGGCGGCCACCCGCGCGCCCCAGACCGACGACGGCAGGTCGTAGCCGATCGTCACGAGCCTGGTGACCCCGGCCGCGCGGGAGTCGGCCAGGATGCTCTCCACGCTGGCCGAGGCCGCCTGCGCGGCCTGGGCCACGGGGTCCCCCGACGAGGCCTGCCTGTTGCCCACCATGATGTCGAGGTGGCAGTGACTGTCGAAGACGGGCGTGCTCAGCGGCTCTGGCGCGACGGGAAGCTTGCTCACTCACCCAAAGGTACCGGGGAGAATCAGCTCCATGCGGTTTCGGGATCCTGGGCGTCACCGCGGCATGGCGCGCCGACGGCACATCGGTGCCGCTGAGTCGGGCGAGAGCGCGGGCAGGTGGATGGTGCCGGAGAACCGGTCCATGGCGTGGTTCCTCAACCAGAACTACCGGCTGCTCCCCTACCTGCCCTGGAAGGGCATGATCGCCAAGTCGGTCAGGAAGACGGCGTCGGCCGTCTCCCTGAAGGACTACTAGCTCTCGAGGCGCGGGAAGAGGATCTCGCCCTTGACGACGCGCGCGCCCGCGGGCAGCCTGCCCCACTCGCCCGCCTCGGCCACGCGCTGCTCGGCCAGGGCGCCCAGGTGCTCCTCGGCGCCCAGTGAGGCCCACAGCTTCTCCGCGGTGCCCGGCATGACCGGGTTGAGCAGCACCGCGACCGCGCGCAGCGACTCGGCGGCGGTGTAGAGGATGGTCGCCAGCTTCGCGCGGCCCTCCTCCGAGGTGTCCTTGGCCACCTTCCACGGCTCCTGCTCGCTGAGGTAGCCGTTGACCAGCTTCACGAAGTCGAAGACGGCGCCGAGCCCGCCGGCGAAGTCGAGGTCGTCGCCGATCGCCTTGTCGGCCTTGGCGACGGTCGCGGCCAGCGCGTCGGCGATCGGCTGCTCCTTCTGCCCCGCGGGCAGCGCGCCGTCGAAGTACTTGCCGACCATCGCCGCCACCCTGGAGGCCAGGTTGCCGAAGTCGTTGGCCAGTTCGGAGGTGTAGCGGGCGGAGAAGTCCTCCCACGAGAACGAGCCGTCCTGCCCGAACGGGATCGCCCGCAGGAAGTAGTAGCGGTAGGCGTCGACGCCGAAGTGGTCGGTGAGCTGCCGCGGCGAGATGCCGGTCAGGTTGGACTTGCTCATCTTCTCGCCGCCGACCATCAGCCAGCCGTTGGCGAAGACCTTGCCGGGCAGCGGGAGACCGTTGGCCATCAGCATCGCGGGCCAGATGACCGCGTGGAAGCGCAGGATGTCCTTGCCGACCAGATGGACGTTGGCCGGCCAGATCTGGTCGAAGCGCGCCGGGTCGGAGCCGTAGCCGACGGCGGTGGCGTAGTTGAGCAGGGCGTCGACCCACACGTAGATGACGTGCTTGTCGTCCCACGGGATCGGGATGCCCCAGTCGAAGGTGGACCGGGAGATCGACAGGTCCTGCAGGCCGGTCCTGACGAACTGCACGACCTCGTTGCGCGCCGAGGCGGGCTGGATGAAGTCGGGGTTGGCCTCGTAGAACTCCAGCAGGCGCTCGCCGTACTCGGAGAGCTTGAAGAAGTAGTTGTCCTCGCGCAGCCACTCGACGGGCCGCTTGTGGATCGGGCAGAGGTCGCCCTCGAGCAGGTCGCCGGGGGTCTTGAACTCCTCGCAGCCCACGCAGTAGGGGCCCTCGTAGCCGCCCTTGTAGATCTCGCCCTTGTCGTAGAGGTCCTGGACGAACTCCTGGACCCGCTCGGTGTGCCGCTTCTCCGTGGTGCGGATGAAGTCGTCGTTGGCGATCTGGAGGTGCTGCCAGAGCGGCTTCCACGCCTCGTCGACGAGCTTGTCGGCCCACTCCTGCGGTGTGACGCCGTTGGCCTCGGCGGTGCGCATGATCTTCTGGCCGTGCTCGTCGGTGCCCGTGAGGTACCACACCTGCTCGCCGCGCTGGCGGTGCCAGCGCGTCAGCACGTCGCCCGCGACGGTCGTGTAGGCGTGGCCCAGGTGCGGAGCGTCGTTGACGTAGTAGATCGGCGTGGAGACGTAGAACATGACACCAAGCCTAAGGCTCAACGCGGGCCGAGAACCCCATTACCCCTTGGCTGTGGGGGACTCTTCCCTGGAGACCGCCTCGGCCGCCTCCTCCGCCGCCTTGGCGGCCACGTCGGTGGCCGTCTCCCTGGTGCGCCTGATGCCCAGAATGCTGATGAACAGCGCGGCGAAGATGGTCTGGAAGCTCATGATGAGCGCGGTCGCCGAGGGGACGACGATGCGCAGCGACTCGCGGGGGTCGAGCGCGCCGAAGCTGCGGACCTGCCAGTGCACCAGCGACATCACCAGGCCGACCAGACCGGCCAGGGCCAGCAGGCCGCCGACGACCAGGCCCTTCTCCAGTGTCACGATGCTGATCAGCTTGCGGATGCGTGGCGACTCGGGCAGGAAGCCCTCCTCGGCCGCGTAGACCTTGGTGAAGAGCGCGAACAGCGCCGCCTGGAAGCCGATCACCACCGCCGCCGACGCGCCGACCAGGGTGTCGACGTCGAAGGCCAACTCGCCGATCTTCACCGGGCCGAACGTCAGTGCGGCGCCCACGACCAGGCCGAGCGTCATGAGCACCAGGCCGGGGATGAAGAAGAGCCACTTGGGGCTGTAGAGCAGCAGGAAGCGCAGGTGGCGCCAGCCGTCGCGCCACGAGCGCAGGTGCGGGGGGCGCGAGCGGCCGTCGGGCGAGAGCGTGGTGGGCACCTCGCGCACGTCGAGGCCCTGCAGCGTGGACTTCACCACCATCTCGCTGGCGAACTCCATGCCGCCGGTCTGCAGCCCGAGGCGCAGGATCGAGTCGCGGCGGAAACCACGCAGCCCGCAGTGGAAGTCGCCGATCGCGCTCGGGAAGAACAGCCTGCCGACGAACGACAGGACCGGGTTGCCGAGGTAGCGGTGCAGCGGGGGCATGGCGCCCGGGGCGATGCCGCCCTTGAAGCGGTTGCCCATCACCAGGTCGGCGCCGTCACGCAACTGCTCGACGAACGGCAGCAGCGCGGTGAAGTCGTAGGAGTCGTCGGCGTCGCCCATGATGACGTACTTGCCACGGGCGGCGCGGATGCCGCCCATGAGGGCGTTGCCGTACCCCTTCTCCTCGACGTGGACCACGCGGGCCCCCGCGTCGCGCGCCAGCTGCTGAGAGCCGTCCGTGCTGCCGTTGTCGGCGATCAGGACCTCGCCCTCGATGCCGTGCTCTTCCATGCACGCAACAGCCTTGCGCACGCAGACTTCCACGGTCTCCGCCTCGTTGAGGCAGGGCATGACCACCGTCAGTTCCACGTCTCCGACCCTTCAGTCACAGCACTTCCCAA
This window of the Nonomuraea africana genome carries:
- a CDS encoding FG-GAP repeat protein — protein: MIRTLLTLVLLVSGLSGQTTVGACTGDVVVGDPFDAAGSVHRLSGGAFVPVAPPELGKADAFGWSVAMAEVDGDGCDDLLVGAPYADVDGKKDAGAAYLLTSKGAKVRLTAPEPQQDAHFGWTVAAKGNLVAVSAPYEDLADVKDSGAVYVRRGEAPLRRIGQDTPDVPGNPEVGDQYGWALAFGAGNSLVVGVPYENDDGDGVQVEAGKLDSGSVTLLADITAQRLSGTKWEPPDRAAGDRFGYAVAYVEGAGIAVGAPQGGFVQLFDNAVKPTRKVTGEGAFGFSLAASRDGRLAVGAPFAGGTGAVRILSVADESVDRLLTPAQGARFGWSVTFSGNQLVAGAPDDQPYGTMGIAGRNADTVELLKPPKGAEFGASVAS
- the metG gene encoding methionine--tRNA ligase, yielding MFYVSTPIYYVNDAPHLGHAYTTVAGDVLTRWHRQRGEQVWYLTGTDEHGQKIMRTAEANGVTPQEWADKLVDEAWKPLWQHLQIANDDFIRTTEKRHTERVQEFVQDLYDKGEIYKGGYEGPYCVGCEEFKTPGDLLEGDLCPIHKRPVEWLREDNYFFKLSEYGERLLEFYEANPDFIQPASARNEVVQFVRTGLQDLSISRSTFDWGIPIPWDDKHVIYVWVDALLNYATAVGYGSDPARFDQIWPANVHLVGKDILRFHAVIWPAMLMANGLPLPGKVFANGWLMVGGEKMSKSNLTGISPRQLTDHFGVDAYRYYFLRAIPFGQDGSFSWEDFSARYTSELANDFGNLASRVAAMVGKYFDGALPAGQKEQPIADALAATVAKADKAIGDDLDFAGGLGAVFDFVKLVNGYLSEQEPWKVAKDTSEEGRAKLATILYTAAESLRAVAVLLNPVMPGTAEKLWASLGAEEHLGALAEQRVAEAGEWGRLPAGARVVKGEILFPRLES
- a CDS encoding TatD family hydrolase, whose amino-acid sequence is MSKLPVAPEPLSTPVFDSHCHLDIMVGNRQASSGDPVAQAAQAASASVESILADSRAAGVTRLVTIGYDLPSSVWGARVAAGHDDVYAGVAIHPNEAHAATPEVLAEIEALAGEPGVRAIGETGLDYYRDWASKDDQHASFRAHIEIAKRTGKALVIHDRDAHDDVLKVLAAEGAPDRVVFHSYSGDAEMAKKCVEAGYFMSFSGPVTYKNAAYLREAARVAPKELILVETDAPYLPPVPHRGRPNAPFLMPLTLRCVAEVKDVPVDELCEAVNANGETVFGISQ
- a CDS encoding resuscitation-promoting factor, encoding MARGRRRAPRSAWGSGWAMAGYGAAALALVGSVVAGSGDDVALVVDGKAMALRSTAGTVGEVLEEAGVSLGDNDYLHPDAHTPISDGATIVVRHARPITLTVDGRTARHVVTAMSVGGALDELAIKHTGSRLSVSREGTVPLSGMSVTMLTPRRVHVIANGRRLTTTTTSATVRGVLRENRVRYGDGYRITPPLDSFPRRGTVIRVDAPGPVAPPHTIPIRPEVAALNWAALAACESGGDPRAFNPSGPYYGLYQFGLQMWLAVGGVSTPHVWPAEEQTYRAQLLYQRVGGRWQAQWPHCGARLFS
- a CDS encoding serine/threonine-protein kinase encodes the protein MKPMGPAPLRPTDARQIGPYRLLGRIGEGGMGTVFLAIAPTGRPVAVKVVKAEFANQKGFAARFHAEVDNARRVASFCTAQVLDNGNDSAGRPYMVTEYIAGVPLSEQISEFGALEPAALHGVALGVAAALAAIHVAGLVHRDLKPANVILSMSGPRVIDFGISRALDRESNFTLSGELLGSPGWWAPEQVRGQQITPAADIFTWGCLVAYAGSGRHPFGRGDAVTLATRVLHQTPDLGALPAPLNDLVRRATAMDPLLRPTAQDLLLALVGGRLPTRDQSTRDQSTRGQSTGESTRVATDLLDRNWAPPPNVADTAVRSTSILRQDREQAPPPPPEKARPKSRRWLAAAAAAAVALIVTIVVLLVGNPSEPPSAPRGAPTLVAPDSGRRFNLGTALDDPQFLLTGQPRCGLTDYQGTRPANGRFCVIGWAMLNPGGTQRAIGSSGVTLVDDRGARHQAAAASTKLPATVAPGERIDGVFVFDLPPQRLPSMLEGTLMQGGRRIEVRLS
- a CDS encoding glycosyltransferase codes for the protein MELTVVMPCLNEAETVEVCVRKAVACMEEHGIEGEVLIADNGSTDGSQQLARDAGARVVHVEEKGYGNALMGGIRAARGKYVIMGDADDSYDFTALLPFVEQLRDGADLVMGNRFKGGIAPGAMPPLHRYLGNPVLSFVGRLFFPSAIGDFHCGLRGFRRDSILRLGLQTGGMEFASEMVVKSTLQGLDVREVPTTLSPDGRSRPPHLRSWRDGWRHLRFLLLYSPKWLFFIPGLVLMTLGLVVGAALTFGPVKIGELAFDVDTLVGASAAVVIGFQAALFALFTKVYAAEEGFLPESPRIRKLISIVTLEKGLVVGGLLALAGLVGLVMSLVHWQVRSFGALDPRESLRIVVPSATALIMSFQTIFAALFISILGIRRTRETATDVAAKAAEEAAEAVSREESPTAKG